In Treponema primitia ZAS-2, a genomic segment contains:
- a CDS encoding HAD family hydrolase, producing MKFKCIIFDLDGTLVDTIKDIAASMNYGLESRGFPAPSLEKYTKIVGQGIRKLASLALPPSAQDDQTVDAVTKEALSYYKDHPAVYAAPYPGIVEVVTELRMKKVKTAVLSNKADSISKIIIAKLFPPNSFDMVIGEQPNVPRKPDPTSTWDILTEMDVSPREALFVGDSEIDVATAHAAECSALGVSWGFRGRKILENAGADRIIDSPAEIIELMNIRYS from the coding sequence ATGAAGTTTAAATGCATTATCTTCGACCTTGATGGAACCCTGGTGGATACCATTAAGGATATCGCCGCCTCAATGAACTATGGGTTGGAAAGCCGGGGCTTCCCTGCCCCCAGCCTGGAAAAGTATACCAAAATTGTCGGCCAGGGTATAAGAAAACTGGCATCCCTGGCCCTTCCCCCTTCTGCACAGGATGATCAAACCGTGGATGCCGTAACTAAGGAAGCCCTGAGCTACTATAAGGACCATCCGGCAGTATACGCTGCGCCCTATCCCGGGATAGTGGAGGTGGTGACGGAATTACGGATGAAAAAAGTAAAAACCGCCGTATTATCCAATAAGGCAGATTCTATTTCAAAAATCATAATAGCAAAACTGTTCCCCCCCAATTCCTTTGACATGGTTATTGGAGAACAGCCCAATGTTCCCCGCAAACCGGATCCTACCTCCACCTGGGATATCCTCACAGAAATGGACGTAAGCCCCCGGGAAGCCCTGTTTGTGGGGGATTCGGAAATCGATGTCGCAACCGCCCATGCGGCGGAATGCAGCGCCCTGGGGGTCAGCTGGGGCTTCCGGGGTCGGAAAATCCTGGAAAACGCAGGGGCGGACCGGATCATTGATAGCCCGGCAGAAATAATAGAATTGATGAATATTCGGTATTCGTGA